The Moorena producens PAL-8-15-08-1 genomic interval GGAAATAAGCAGAGTGATTCCTACTTACTGGAGCCGTTGATGGATATGGCGAGGTTTTTGGCAAAGCAAGGCAAGATTGATACTATTCCTGATATGGAGCAATTTCTGGAACCGAAATTTGTTAAAGCTGCTTTAGAAACATTACACATTAAGTAAATCTGCTGTCAGTTAAGACCCCTGTGCCACAACCTATATCTTCTCCCCGCAAACGTTATCTACGACCATCCGTATTTTGGAGTATCCGTCAGGGTTTTCCTGGCTGGCTCAGTTTCCTGCTTAGCATCATTGCTTTAGTGGTACCCCTGCTAGTTTGGATCTTCCTAAGCTATCAAGAATTAGTAGACCCAAGATTCTTGCCAAGTCCGATGGTTGTCCTGAAAGCTGGCTGGAAGATGTTGACAGAAGAGCAGTTACTGACTGATATTATCGCCAGTTTTACCCGTGTGCTAGTTGGTTTTCTGTTTGCGGCAGTAGTTGGTATTCCCATTGGCATTGCCATGGGGACATTCTACAGCATGGAGAGCCTGTTTGGTACGATTGTCGGTATTGTACGCTATATGCCAGTGGCGGCGTTTATGCCTCTAATTGTTCTGTGGGCAGGCTTAGGTGAAACCGCAAAGATCATAATTATTTTCTTGGGAATTGTGTTCTACAACGCGATAATGATTGCTGATGCTGTCAAGTTTATCCCTGATGAAATGCTGAATGTAGCTTACACTTTGGGAGCGAATCGGGTTGATGTATTATTTCGAGTGATTCTACCAGCAACTCTACCAAATATTATTGATACGATGCGGGTTAATGTTGCTGGTGCCTGGAATTTTCTGGTGATTGCGGAATTAATTGCTGCTGAAAATGGTTTGGGCTTCAAAATTATCTATTTTCAACGATTCCTAGAGACAGATAAAGTGCTCTTTTGTATTTTAGTCATTGGACTCATTGGGTTAATGCTGGATTTTGGGTTTAGGTTGCTTTTCCGCTTAACTGTTCCTTGGTCGGAGCAATTTGTTGAGCGTTAAAGGTTTAATATAGCAATTCTACGACTTGTGAGGTACAAATTTCTGGTTTTTAGGGAGCAGGGAGCAGGGACTTCGGAGCAGGTAAGAGGAACCCACCCCTAACCCCTCCCAGGAGGGGAAGGGAAGAGGGAAGAGGATAAAAATAATGTGTACCTCATGAGTCCTAGAAACGCTATAAGGTTGAATCAGCTTGAATGTTGAATGTTGAATGTTGAATGTTGAATGTTGAATGTTGTTCGCGTAGCGTGGCCTATTGGCCAAGGTTTAATAAGGTTGTTCGCGTAGCGTGGCCTATTGGCCAAGGTTTACAGGGTTTTTCATAACTATCAGGTACACAAGATTTTTTACCTCTTAGCTCTTAGCTGCTCCCTGCTCCCTGCTCCCTGCTCCCTGCTCCCTGCTCCCTGCTCCCTGCTCCCTAAAACCCAAGAATTTGTACCTTACCCAATTCAAAACTACTGTATGAGATGCACCCTTTTAAAATGACCAATAATCACAATTTGCCTAAGCTACAGGTGTGTGATATTTCCAAAAGTTTTCGCCACCGACGGGAAGAATTGGTAGTGCTAAAGGATATTAATCTCGATCTTGAAGCCAATGAATTTGTCTGTATAGTTGGACCCTCTGGCTGCGGCAAATCAACCTTGCTCAACATTATCGCTGGACTAATTCCTCCGTCTAAAGGACATGTAAAGGTAGATGGTGAGGTGGTTTTAGGTCCTGGTCGGGATCGGGGCATGGTCTTCCAGAACTATACCCTATTTCCCTGGCTAACCATTGCTGATAATATCGGCTTTGGTCTGAGGTTACAACGATTGCCTAAGGGGGAATCCCAAGAACGGATTGCTTACTATTTGGATGTAATCGGTCTAAGCCGCTTTGCTAATGCCTACCCCAAACAGCTGTCAGGGGGGATGAAACAACGGGTTGCGATCGCACGAGCGTTGGCTAATGAACCAGAAGTGCTGTTGATGGATGAGCCCTTTGGAGCCTTAGATGCCCAAACTAAGGAGGAATTGCAGGAATTTTTCCTTGGACTTTGGGAGAAGACCCATATTACTGTTTTGATGATTACCCATGATGTGGAAGAAGCGGTGTTCTTATCCCAGGGTATCTATGTGATGGGAGCTCATCCAGGTTACATCCGGGATAAGATTATGATTGACTTACCGGCTGTTCGTACTCTGGATACAAAGCTAACCCTGGAATTTGTGGAATTGAAACGGCAGGTAATTCAAGCTTTGCGCATTTGATCATCGTTATTAATTGGAGATAGTGGCTATTTTATTGGCGTTGCTGATTATGGGTATAGTTTTGCCCCCCTAGCCCCCCAAATTTGGGGGGAACAAGAATCAATTTGATGGTAAAAGTCCCCCAAAATTGGGGGATTTAGGGGGCTTGACCAAAACCAGATGATCCCGCATTCATTCCTTAATTCAGCAACGCCATTTCATTAACTCTTTCATAGTCTTTATTAAGATTAGAATAGTTGTCCAATTTGGGAGCAGGTCAAACTTGCAGAACAAATGAACTACTTGACAAAATGATGAAATTGATGTTATCTATGTCTGGCTACCTAAAAAATTAAGAATTAATCCCAAAATGACCCCTGAAAAGCAAAAAGAGCTCAACGAGTATCTTCAAGCAATTGCCAAGATTCTTTATGAGGACTCTGATCCGACCAAACTAGACACAATGGCGGGAATAGAAGAAACTGTGAGAGAGAAAACTTTAGATTAGATCACACCAAAAATCGGTTTTTTTTTATCAAAGAAACGACAAAAACCGAGGCCGGAAGACTGAGAACATTAAAGAGTATCATTGGAAAACTACCAATAACCGAAAAGCAAGCCATCCGATTAAATCTCGAAACTAACCAAAGAATAAGTCCCTGTTTAGAGCAGTGTTGTGTTCGAGCAAGCGCCAATGTATCTTATGAGAATGCTGCCAGAGATATTGAATACTATACAGGAATTAAAATCTCAGCCAAAACACAACAAAGGCTAGTACATCGCTATAAATTTCCTGACAATGACTGTAGTAAAGATATTGAAGAAGTGAGTGTAGATGGAGGAAAAGTAAGGTTAAGAACGCCAAAAAAAGGAGAACCTTGTCTCTGGAAAGATTATAAGGCAATCTGTGTGAATAAATCCACGAGAAAAGCTTGGTTTTTAGAAAATGAGGAATTAATAAATTGGGTGAATCAGCAACGGTTATCAAACCCACTGAATTGCCTGGGAGACGGGCATCCTGGGATTTGGAATATTGTTAAACAATTTAATTGTCCAGGAAAAAAACGGGAAATTATTGATTGGTTTCACTTAGTTGAAAATTTACATAAGGTCGGTGGTTCACTGAAAAGATTGAAAAAAGCTAAAAGTTTATTGTGGTTAGGTAACGTTGATGAAACTCTTAACTTGATTTCTGCTTTGACTAAAAAACAAGCCGAAAACTTCTGTAATTATTTACAGAATCATCGAGAGCGTATTATTAACTATAAATACTATCAAGAGAATTCAATTTGTTCCATTGCTTCAGGAGCTGTTGAATCTACAGTTAAACAAATTGACCGACGACTGAAGATTTCTGGAGCACAGTGGAAACCTGAAAATGTGCCTCAAGTTCTCAAACATCGATGTGCTTATCTCAATAACAATCTTTAAGCAGGTTTTCAGTAAAAACACGCTTCATTAACTAACGAGAAAACTCACTCTTATCGGACCTGTGAATTATCCCAAAACTCATGAAATTATTCACAGATTTGGCCTAGTTGAGGGATTATAATAGAACTCGCCCATTAAATTCAACTCTATTCAAAATACTAATAGCACATCGCTCCGCACTTCACAGTGTAGGACATAAGTGCCGATCAACAGTCTCTTTTATGTTTTATTTAGATAAAGCAGACAACAGATAATCTACCTCTAGTACAAATGCTCTGCATAAGTGACATGCTCCCTCCAATTTCTCTCCAGAAAGCCAGGTTTTGACAATATCTACGACTTCTGCTGTAGCCTCGACTGTAATGCGAGCAACAGCGTTATCCCATTCCCTTTCATCCTGCCAATCTTCTAAATCAATTGCTATTCCATCACCATCTGTGTCAATCCAACTGGTGACAAGTTAAGGCTGTATAGCAGTTTTCAAGGTTATTTGATAATATTTACTTAAAAAAACATTGCCTAAAATGATATAAATTAGGCAATGTAATGATATGTATTAATTATCAGTAAATTTCCGATAGGTTGACTTCTATCACTGAGTACGTAGTGAAAAATCCGCCTATTCTAATGCATTAAAAAACTCCATAGATTACCTTTCAATTTGAGCAACAACTACAAATAGGGTTGGTTCATCTGTGGGTTCCATGGTTATATCAAAAGATCTAAACAGCGATTCCAATCCAGTAGAATCGAAAAGAAATTGTATTTTTTCCGTTTTTCCAGTTATATTTAATTCTTGCACATCTTGACAAGTCATTCCCGGCTGACCCACCTCTTCAGGAGAAAAAACTAAAAAATCTATATCCGAGCCTTCAATCTGATGATTTAATATATCATTAATGTTTTGACCTTCTATTACAGGTATAACTCGTGTATCTGCAGATCCAATGTCATCATTTGGTGGAAAAGTTTTCTTTTCACCGATTACAAGTGTAGTCAAACCTTCTGCTAAACCTCCTCGCAAAGGAAGATTATCAAACAACGGTAACTCATTCACATAAAAACTAATAGCATCAGTTTTGCCATCAGTACATTTATGACTAAGATTTGGAACTATTAGTTGCTCATGGTTAAATTTATGCAAGGTTGTTTGATATAAATCTTCAGTTTCAAGTATATATACCTCTGTTAGGATTTTGGGTTCATCACCGCTAGCTAGCGCGGGTTTCGTTGCTAGGGAAACAAAAATCAATGTAACCGATAAAAGTATGACAGTAAAACGCTGGAATACTTTTAGCATCAATTTACTCCTTTTTTTTGGTTTTGCTAAAGCACATTTAATAACAGTCAAAAAATGTGCTAGTTGTATAAGTCCTCTGGGGAGCATGTCACTTATGCAGAACATTTGTACTAAAGCTATAGCCCCCTCATGGGTAAAAGCCAAGCTCCTATGGTACATAGTTCATTTGTTCTGGAACATAGACTTGCTCCCCATCAATTTGTGAGAACAAAATAATAGTAGCCCTGTTTTATATCTCTGAACCTCATAAAACTAATAGAAAAACTCATAGAAAAACTCATAGAAAAACTCATATCTCACGAAAAACTCAGGGAGCATGTCACAAAGCGCCGAATCTTTGGGGAGCAGGTCAATTTTGTAAGAACACTTGAACTACAAACCCTTGAACTACAGTGTTTTCGGGGCTTCAGTAGCAGTAGTTTTTTAGTACATTTGTTATAGGAATTTTACATACTCCCAAAACTCATAGAAAAACTCATAAAACTCATGTAAAATCTCATAAAAAAACTCATCGAAAAACTCATCGAAAAACTCATCGAAAAACTCATCGAAAAACTCAGGGATCATGTCACTTATGCAGACCCTTGAACTACAGTGTTTTCGGGGCTAAAGTAGCAATCATGAGTTTTTTATTAAATTTGTTATATGAATTTGACATACTAGAAAAACTCATAGAAAAACTCATAAAACTCATGTAAAAGCTCATAAAAAAACTCATAAAACTCATATCTGACGAAAAACTCAGGGAGCATGTCACTTATGCAGACCCTTGAACTACAGTGTTTTCGGGGATTGAGTAGCAGTCATGAGTTTTTTTAGTACATTTGTTCTACTAATTTGACCTGCTCCTGATAATATCGGCTTTGGTCTGAGGTTATAGCGCCACAGGCAAGTCAGAAGTCAAAGGTGCGCTTTCCTTGTCTTGATGCAGTCGCTCATGGGGGAAACCACGGCAGTCGCTCATGGCGCATGGGTCTGTGTGCGGAACCTGCGTCCGCACACAGCCCCGTGGGAACCACGCCAGTTGCTCATGGGGGAAACCCCCAAGACCGCACTGGCTCCCCAAGACCGCGCTGCCTCCCCAAGACCGCGCTGCATCGCTAGGCGAATTAAATTCGCCACGGGTCGCACCTAAAAGTAAGCTAGGACTAGGTTTCGGAGTTTATAAATGTCAAACATCTTAATGTGTAGTGCTTTACAACGATTGCCTAGGGCGTGTTTTCTTGCCTCGGAGATCCCCCTAAATCCCCCTTAAAAAAGGGGGACTTTGAAGGTGCATCTCATATTTGTAAAAAAGTTGCGTAGGGTGTGTTAGGGGGAGCCTCATTGTCTTGATGCAGTCGCTCATGGGGGAAACCACGGCAGTCGCTCATGGTTAGAAGTTACCGTAAGACAGGCTCGCCTTAATCAATAAGTTTTACCCCTTTTGTGCATAGCCGACCAACCATAAAGGCGAGCCTGTCTAAGGTTTCGTCTCCGGGGGGAGACCC includes:
- a CDS encoding ABC transporter permease — encoded protein: MPQPISSPRKRYLRPSVFWSIRQGFPGWLSFLLSIIALVVPLLVWIFLSYQELVDPRFLPSPMVVLKAGWKMLTEEQLLTDIIASFTRVLVGFLFAAVVGIPIGIAMGTFYSMESLFGTIVGIVRYMPVAAFMPLIVLWAGLGETAKIIIIFLGIVFYNAIMIADAVKFIPDEMLNVAYTLGANRVDVLFRVILPATLPNIIDTMRVNVAGAWNFLVIAELIAAENGLGFKIIYFQRFLETDKVLFCILVIGLIGLMLDFGFRLLFRLTVPWSEQFVER
- a CDS encoding ABC transporter ATP-binding protein → MTNNHNLPKLQVCDISKSFRHRREELVVLKDINLDLEANEFVCIVGPSGCGKSTLLNIIAGLIPPSKGHVKVDGEVVLGPGRDRGMVFQNYTLFPWLTIADNIGFGLRLQRLPKGESQERIAYYLDVIGLSRFANAYPKQLSGGMKQRVAIARALANEPEVLLMDEPFGALDAQTKEELQEFFLGLWEKTHITVLMITHDVEEAVFLSQGIYVMGAHPGYIRDKIMIDLPAVRTLDTKLTLEFVELKRQVIQALRI